In the genome of Myxococcus stipitatus, one region contains:
- a CDS encoding NAD(P)(+) transhydrogenase (Re/Si-specific) subunit beta, translating to MTAAQPQVAQAVVGALSTAETFVQLLYLAASILFILGLKDLGDAQTARRGVLLAEIGMVAAVAGTLLFGVDKGIIVRWEWIVVALLIGTGVGTAMGLWIPMTKMPERIALSHAFGGLAVALVGVVEYLNHGGPQMGTLHITATGLEVALGALTFTGSLMAFGKLQGFITGRPVTYPLQNLSNLAMIVGTLGLIGLLVHSPGASWAFYAVATLGVLLGVLLVLPIGGADMPVVICLLNSYAGLAASATGFALDNNVLIICGALDGFSGFLLGMMMSKAMNRSFSNVLFGAFGAAPEAKAVTEGAAPSGPAPNVGSVEEAAEVLRAARSVIVVPGYGMAVSQAQHAVRDLANVLQANGCDVRYAIHPVAGRMPGHMNVLLAEANVPYDHLFDLDVINDDFTATDVALVVGANDVVNPAARSNQSSPIYGMPILSADMAKTCVVLKRSLNAGFAGIENELFVRSNTMMVLGDAKKTLMQFTSALKE from the coding sequence ATGACCGCCGCCCAGCCGCAGGTCGCGCAGGCCGTCGTCGGGGCGCTCTCCACGGCGGAGACCTTCGTCCAGCTGCTCTACCTCGCCGCCTCCATCCTCTTCATCCTGGGCTTGAAGGACCTGGGCGACGCGCAGACGGCGCGCCGGGGCGTGCTGCTGGCGGAGATAGGCATGGTGGCCGCCGTCGCCGGCACGCTGCTGTTCGGCGTGGACAAGGGCATCATCGTGCGGTGGGAGTGGATTGTCGTGGCGCTCCTCATCGGCACGGGCGTGGGCACGGCCATGGGCCTGTGGATTCCCATGACGAAGATGCCGGAGCGCATCGCGCTGTCACATGCCTTCGGTGGACTCGCCGTCGCGCTGGTGGGCGTCGTCGAGTACCTCAACCACGGCGGCCCTCAGATGGGGACGCTGCACATCACCGCCACGGGGCTCGAGGTCGCGCTGGGCGCGCTGACCTTCACCGGCAGCTTGATGGCGTTCGGAAAGCTGCAGGGCTTCATCACCGGACGGCCCGTCACCTATCCGCTCCAGAACCTGTCGAACCTGGCGATGATTGTCGGCACGCTGGGCCTCATCGGCCTGCTCGTCCATTCGCCGGGCGCCTCCTGGGCCTTCTACGCGGTGGCCACGCTGGGCGTGCTGCTGGGGGTGTTGCTGGTGCTCCCCATCGGCGGCGCGGACATGCCGGTGGTCATCTGCTTGCTCAATTCCTACGCGGGCCTGGCGGCCTCGGCCACGGGGTTCGCGCTGGACAACAACGTGCTCATCATCTGCGGCGCGCTGGACGGCTTCTCCGGCTTCCTGCTCGGCATGATGATGTCCAAGGCGATGAACCGCTCGTTCTCCAACGTGCTGTTCGGCGCGTTCGGCGCGGCGCCGGAGGCCAAGGCCGTCACGGAAGGCGCGGCCCCGTCGGGTCCCGCGCCGAACGTGGGCAGCGTGGAGGAGGCCGCGGAGGTGCTGCGCGCGGCGCGCTCCGTCATCGTCGTGCCGGGCTACGGCATGGCCGTGTCGCAGGCGCAGCACGCGGTGCGAGACCTGGCCAACGTGCTCCAGGCCAATGGCTGTGACGTGCGCTACGCCATCCACCCGGTGGCGGGCCGCATGCCGGGACACATGAACGTGCTGCTCGCGGAAGCCAACGTCCCGTATGACCACCTGTTCGACCTGGACGTCATCAACGACGACTTCACCGCGACCGACGTGGCGCTCGTGGTGGGGGCCAACGACGTCGTGAATCCCGCCGCGCGCTCCAACCAGAGCAGCCCCATCTACGGCATGCCCATCCTCTCCGCCGACATGGCGAAGACGTGTGTCGTGCTCAAGCGCTCGCTCAACGCGGGCTTCGCCGGCATCGAGAACGAGCTCTTCGTGCGCTCCAACACGATGATGGTGCTGGGCGACGCGAAGAAGACGCTGATGCAGTTCACCTCCGCCCTCAAGGAATAG